The following coding sequences are from one Neodiprion lecontei isolate iyNeoLeco1 chromosome 7, iyNeoLeco1.1, whole genome shotgun sequence window:
- the LOC107219079 gene encoding protein Son isoform X1 has translation MADLFDIANLITTVGVDAVKIKSEPGLPEKSSNEILTELFSTFDADEGIISPGSGDNEIAKDISVKSEKSDKLKKKKSKKKHKHKDKKHKKKTKKHSSDSDSEAEDGSKKRKKHKKKSKRKRDTSSSRTSESDEQKRKVQKIDSDGFKKNSKISENYLNDEFDATTNGNANKNDSKLAENSLIKTEPGLAMPEHSVHQQHEALLEPSSPRQPFVASKTNKDNLEDIVMPRLLENPKQGAAGKILIKDLKHSVVYSEVVKEVENKAREKAARMEDGELSDSSGNDRTPTLSPSPSSCDNHGTPSLSPESNRSIVRTPSPMLRLQQVGVTLRNDLRMILKEKEKKRREEIKSKLRNGKQEREDKTRRDSNDKGHEEKHHRKSGSRERKRSKSKSHSRSQRSRSKGKERSREKSRDRRDRERSRDRWDHEWNRDRRKISKDGDKDRYRSRSRDRSRDRRNNRGRTRSRERKERIEIDKKKLLEIARKNAISMIQQGTLPLAQQDKVIAAIQAGGKSVDELTDFCKSLSKSEALGELSSISSDDDGSNSEKGFHHPFLVKDRPNSIIMNIRDAKQLPTKTFQEKAAESSTQLRLQFPVSSGQHHRKTENEWVPVNPKKPEPKKPTAPVTAPPEPLAIMPAPTQSPAPVPAPAPIPTPAPTPAPQSPVFSQPSLLKNVDIGCIVSQRLAAMRKLRENPNDVQALNEMYRAQNGMKSWAESKQMPGQFTGSTGVKVLSASELSAGYQAWARKDQLLTAQPVSGGMGMALLQKMGWRPGEGLGKNKEGTLVPLQLEVKLDKRGLVSDQDIGSRVGKTAKPVVPTIKTLEGKHPVSLLGEYCSKRKFGAPVYELCFECGPDHKKNFLFKVKVNGIEYKPSVASPNKKQAKAEAAQICLQTLGLLAA, from the exons ATGGCCGATTTATTCGATATAGCAAATTTAATTACGACGGTGGGTGTAGACGCGGTTAAAATTAAATCGGAGCCAGGGTTACCCGAAAAATcgtcaaatgaaattttgaccGAACTTTTTAGTACGTTTGACGCCGATGAAGGAATAATTTCACCTGGAAGCGGCGATAACGAGATTGCCAAAGATATCAGTGTAAAGAGCGAAAAATCGGATAAGcttaagaagaaaaagagcaaGAAGAAGCACAAGCATAAGGATAAAAAACACAAGAAGAAAACTAAGAAACATTCGTCCGATAGCGACAGCGAGGCTGAAGATG GCTCGAAGAAgcgaaaaaaacataaaaagaAATCTAAACGCAAGCGAGATACTTCGTCGAGTCGAACTTCCGAATCGGATGAGCAGAAACGAAAAGTACAAAAGATTGATAGTGATGGCTTTAAGAAGAACTCCAAAATAAGTGAAAACTACTtgaatgatgaatttgatGCAACTACTAATGGTAATGCGAATAAGAACGATTCAAAGCTTGCAGAAAATTCTTTGATCAAAACAGAGCCAGGATTAGCAATGCCTGAGCATTCAGTGCATCAACAACATGAGGCACTTTTGGAACCATCAAGTCCCCGGCAACCTTTCGTAGCAAGTAAAACTAACAAGGATAACTTGGAGGACATAGTCATGCCAAGATTACTTG AAAATCCGAAGCAGGGAGCAGCAGGAAAAATTCTTATCAAGGATCTGAAGCATAGCGTGGTTTACAGTGAAGTCGTGAAAGAAGTTGAGAACAAGGCAAGAGAAAAGGCTGCTCGCATGGAAGATGGCGAACTGTCTGACAGCAGTGGCAACGATAGAACTCCAACGCTGAGTCCAAGTCCCTCATCATGCGATAATCATGGAACGCCATCCTTGAGTCCAGAATCAAATAGATCAATTGTGAGAACGCCAAGTCCAATGCTAAGGCTGCAGCAAGTGGGTGTAACACTAAGAAATGATCTGCGGATGATTTTAaaggagaaggaaaagaagcGTCGGGAGGAAATAAAGTCCAAGTTGAGAAACGGCAAACAGGAAAGAGAAGACAAGACACGTAGAGATTCCAACGACAAAGGTCACGAAGAAAAACATCACCGCAAAAGCGGGTCTCGTGAGAGAAAAAGATCCAAGTCAAAAAGCCATTCCAGATCTCAGCGCAGCAGGAGTAAAGGCAAGGAAAGATCTAGGGAAAAAAGCAGAGACAGACGAGATAGGGAGAGAAGCAGAGATAGGTGGGATCACGAATGGAACAGGGATAGACGGAAAATCAGCAAAGACGGAGACAAGGATAGGTACAGAAGCAGGAGTCGGGATAGAAGCAGAGACAGGCGCAATAATCGTGGAAGAACGCGGAGCCGAGAAAGAAA agaaagaatagaaattgacaaaaaaaagcTGCTCGAAATCGCTAGAAAGAATGCTATAAGTATGATTCAGCAGGGAACACTTCCACTTGCTCAACAAGACAAAGTGATTGCCGCTATTCAAGCTGGAGGAAAGTCGGTCGACGAACTCACAG atttttgcAAATCCCTATCAAAATCCGAAGCCTTGGGTGAACTGTCCAGCATATCTTCAGACGACGATGGCAGTAATTCTGAAAAAGGCTTTCATCATCCTTTCCTTGTCAAAGATAGGCCCAATTCAATAATCATGAATATTCGG GATGCAAAACAGTTACCAACAAAAACATTCCAAGAAAAAGCGGCAGAGTCGTCGACCCAGTTACGATTACAATTTCCAGTTTCTAGTGGACAACATCACAGAAAAACTG AGAACGAGTGGGTACCAGTTAACCCAAAGAAGCCCGAACCAAAGAAGCCAACTGCTCCAGTGACAGCTCCACCTGAGCCGCTTGCAATAATGCCAGCGCCAACACAATCGCCAGCACCTGTACCTGCTCCTGCGCCTATACCTACACCTGCCCCCACACCTGCACCACAATCGCCTGTATTTTCACAGCCTTCCCTATTGAAG AATGTTGATATAGGCTGCATCGTATCTCAGAGATTAGCCGCGATGAGAAAACTCAGAGAAAATCCAAACGACGTCCAAGCATTGAATGAAATGTACAGAGCTCAAAATGGG ATGAAAAGTTGGGCTGAGAGTAAACAGATGCCAGGTCAGTTCACGGGTAGCACTGGAGTCAAAGTGCTATCAGCCTCTGAACTATCTGCTGGCTATCAAGCATGGGCCCGTAAG GATCAATTGCTAACTGCACAACCTGTCTCTGGTGGAATGGGAATGGCGCTACTGCAAAAAATGGGATGGAGACCTGGTGAGGGTTTAGGCAAAAATAAGGAAGGCACTTTAGTGCCATTACAGTTGGAAGTAAAGCTTGACAAACGAGGTCTTGTCTCCGATCAGGATATTGGTAGTCGAGTTGGAAAAACAGCAAAGCCAGTTGTGCCAACGATCAAGACTCTTGAAG GAAAACATCCAGTTTCGTTGTTGGGTGAATATTGTTCGAAACGAAAGTTTGGGGCACCGGTATATGAGCTGTGTTTTGAGTGTGGACCAGACCATAAGAAGAATTTTCTATTCAAG GTGAAAGTAAATGGGATAGAATACAAACCGAGTGTCGCCAGCCCGAACAAGAAGCAAGCTAAAGCAGAAGCTGCTCAAATATGTCTGCAAACTTTAGGACTGCTTGCAGCATAA
- the LOC107219087 gene encoding actin-related protein 2, which translates to MDPAVFPEEIWIKILLYCDVPDIIAFGSTCKYLRKTSDTDYLWKIKWLQLISKVQFKFPDMKCLQLLSVSFKAMCYRLHMVVTLGESVPFPKCYHCSGYTCQRNCVEGSSSKVVIEIGNKYTWVITPHFGLRRHFSMFGIPKCNTANAAMQTQAPSIASSSSRLKTDAKSIAKKLKLVRLSELATAKIPRPSGPFCVFCNPVKLYREKKRLASHQNDVQKYSSTNPIYQKLLNGYCADTIEVLGIPNVDVVSPAEALLSDGTFSVLKTFVDHLFHQMGLTATLRKPNAVLMFCEPLAMHPLLRKQLLHYLFQEVKVARVCLVPKPLAACAMLDVETCVVVDSGALSTTVAVVIGGRVMPDRWRLLPVGGYHVAHHLKQAMHWQPKEYHQIPVSYLDTMAVKERCRLSYNIENEERKRGPTRREHINLRVDSYADYKQFWRVSLGSELYIAPEMMYVSLGLPEVIKEVTMGLSEELTQDCLSHILLTGGNTDLAGFDLRLSKDLRELLPEHSPILEVRSCPGTHSWNVAMGSTYVPLAVHPDKTPPEYVEGNPFWLSREEYVLFGCESLE; encoded by the exons ATGGATCCAGCTGTCTTCCCCGAGGAAATATGGATCAAAATTCTTTTATACTGTGATGTGCCTGACATTATTGCCTTCGGGAGCACCTGTAAATACCTCAGGAAAACATCGGACACCGATTACTTGTG gaaAATCAAATGGCTGCAGCTCATATCCAAAGTACAATTCAAATTTCCTGACATGAAATGTCTCCAGTTACTAAGCGTTAGTTTTAAGGCGATGTGCTACCGACTTCACATGGTAGTGACGCTGGGAGAGAGCGTTCCATTCCCTAAGTGCTACCACTGCAGTGGTTACACGTGTCAAAGGAACTGCGTCGAAGGTTCGAGTTCAAAGGTGGTCATCGAGATCGGGAACAAATACACGTGGGTCATAACGCCTCATTTCGGTCTAAGACGGCATTTCTCTATGTTTGGCATACCGAAATGCAACACGGCCAACGCAGCGATGCAAACACAGGCACCAAGCATAGCGAGCAGTAGCAGCAGGTTAAAAACTGATGCAAAATCAATTGCCAAAAAACTGAAACTGGTGAGGCTATCCGAGCTAGCAACGGCAAAAATTCCACGACCCAGTGGACCGTTTTGCGTATTTTGCAATCCGGTTAAATTGTATCGCGAGAAAAAACGCCTCGCATCGCACCAGAATGATGTACAAAAATACTCTAGTACAAATCctatttatcaaaaattattgaatgGATATTGTGCAGACACCATTGAGGTTCTCGGAATTCCTAACGTTGATGTTGTTAGTCCGGCGGAAGCCCTCTTAAGCGATGGAACTTTTTCGGTGCTAAAGACTTTCGTCGATCACTTGTTTCACCAGATGGGTTTAACGGCGACACTGAGAAAGCCAAACGCTGTACTTATGTTCTGCGAACCACTCGCCATGCATCCATTACTCAGAAAACAGCTACTTCATTACTTATTTCAAGAGGTCAAAGTTGCTAG GGTATGTTTAGTTCCAAAACCCTTGGCTGCTTGCGCAATGCTCGATGTGGAGACTTGCGTTGTAGTAGATAGCGGTGCTCTGAGTACAACAGTTGCTGTTGTCATCGGAGGAAGGGTGATGCCTGATCGGTGGCGTCTATTGCCTGTCGGTGGATATCACGTAGCCCATCATTTGAAACAAGCGATGCATTGGCAGCCAAAAGAATACCATCAGATTCCTGTATCTTATTTGGACACTATGGCTGTCAAGGAGAGATGCAGATTGAGCTACAACATTGAAAATGAAGAACGGAAAAGAGGGCCAACCAGAAGAGAACACATCAATCTTAGGGTTGATAGTTATGCAGATTACAAACAGTTTTGG AGAGTATCGCTGGGTTCTGAGCTTTACATCGCACCTGAGATGATGTACGTTAGCCTTGGGCTCCCCGAAGTGATCAAGGAAGTGACTATGGGCCTTTCGGAAGAACTGACCCAGGATTGTCTATCCCATATTCTGTTGACCGGAGGTAACACTGATTTGGCGGGATTTGACCTCAGGCTATCTAAAGATTTGCGCGAATTACTTCCGGAGCACAGTCCAATTTTGGAGGTCAGAAGCTGCCCAGGAACTCACAGCTGGAATGTGGCTATGGGATCAACTTACGTACCTTTGGCCGTACATCCTG ACAAAACGCCACCAGAATATGTGGAAGGGAATCCATTCTGGTTATCACGGGAAGAGTACGTCTTATTTGGATGTGAATCGCTTGAATAG
- the LOC107219079 gene encoding protein Son isoform X2, with amino-acid sequence MADLFDIANLITTVGVDAVKIKSEPGLPEKSSNEILTELFSTFDADEGIISPGSGDNEIAKDISVKSEKSDKLKKKKSKKKHKHKDKKHKKKTKKHSSDSDSEAEDGSKKRKKHKKKSKRKRDTSSSRTSESDEQKRKVQKIDSDGFKKNSKISENYLNDEFDATTNGNANKNDSKLAENSLIKTEPGLAMPEHSVHQQHEALLEPSSPRQPFVASKTNKDNLEDIVMPRLLENPKQGAAGKILIKDLKHSVVYSEVVKEVENKAREKAARMEDGELSDSSGNDRTPTLSPSPSSCDNHGTPSLSPESNRSIVRTPSPMLRLQQVGVTLRNDLRMILKEKEKKRREEIKSKLRNGKQEREDKTRRDSNDKGHEEKHHRKSGSRERKRSKSKSHSRSQRSRSKGKERSREKSRDRRDRERSRDRWDHEWNRDRRKISKDGDKDRYRSRSRDRSRDRRNNRGRTRSRERKERIEIDKKKLLEIARKNAISMIQQGTLPLAQQDKVIAAIQAGGKSVDELTDFCKSLSKSEALGELSSISSDDDGSNSEKGFHHPFLVKDRPNSIIMNIRDAKQLPTKTFQEKAAESSTQLRLQFPVSSGQHHRKTENEWVPVNPKKPEPKKPTAPVTAPPEPLAIMPAPTQSPAPVPAPAPIPTPAPTPAPQSPVFSQPSLLKNVDIGCIVSQRLAAMRKLRENPNDVQALNEMYRAQNGMKSWAESKQMPGQFTGSTGVKVLSASELSAGYQAWARKAHSYIGEETTFAAQCSLIFVWINC; translated from the exons ATGGCCGATTTATTCGATATAGCAAATTTAATTACGACGGTGGGTGTAGACGCGGTTAAAATTAAATCGGAGCCAGGGTTACCCGAAAAATcgtcaaatgaaattttgaccGAACTTTTTAGTACGTTTGACGCCGATGAAGGAATAATTTCACCTGGAAGCGGCGATAACGAGATTGCCAAAGATATCAGTGTAAAGAGCGAAAAATCGGATAAGcttaagaagaaaaagagcaaGAAGAAGCACAAGCATAAGGATAAAAAACACAAGAAGAAAACTAAGAAACATTCGTCCGATAGCGACAGCGAGGCTGAAGATG GCTCGAAGAAgcgaaaaaaacataaaaagaAATCTAAACGCAAGCGAGATACTTCGTCGAGTCGAACTTCCGAATCGGATGAGCAGAAACGAAAAGTACAAAAGATTGATAGTGATGGCTTTAAGAAGAACTCCAAAATAAGTGAAAACTACTtgaatgatgaatttgatGCAACTACTAATGGTAATGCGAATAAGAACGATTCAAAGCTTGCAGAAAATTCTTTGATCAAAACAGAGCCAGGATTAGCAATGCCTGAGCATTCAGTGCATCAACAACATGAGGCACTTTTGGAACCATCAAGTCCCCGGCAACCTTTCGTAGCAAGTAAAACTAACAAGGATAACTTGGAGGACATAGTCATGCCAAGATTACTTG AAAATCCGAAGCAGGGAGCAGCAGGAAAAATTCTTATCAAGGATCTGAAGCATAGCGTGGTTTACAGTGAAGTCGTGAAAGAAGTTGAGAACAAGGCAAGAGAAAAGGCTGCTCGCATGGAAGATGGCGAACTGTCTGACAGCAGTGGCAACGATAGAACTCCAACGCTGAGTCCAAGTCCCTCATCATGCGATAATCATGGAACGCCATCCTTGAGTCCAGAATCAAATAGATCAATTGTGAGAACGCCAAGTCCAATGCTAAGGCTGCAGCAAGTGGGTGTAACACTAAGAAATGATCTGCGGATGATTTTAaaggagaaggaaaagaagcGTCGGGAGGAAATAAAGTCCAAGTTGAGAAACGGCAAACAGGAAAGAGAAGACAAGACACGTAGAGATTCCAACGACAAAGGTCACGAAGAAAAACATCACCGCAAAAGCGGGTCTCGTGAGAGAAAAAGATCCAAGTCAAAAAGCCATTCCAGATCTCAGCGCAGCAGGAGTAAAGGCAAGGAAAGATCTAGGGAAAAAAGCAGAGACAGACGAGATAGGGAGAGAAGCAGAGATAGGTGGGATCACGAATGGAACAGGGATAGACGGAAAATCAGCAAAGACGGAGACAAGGATAGGTACAGAAGCAGGAGTCGGGATAGAAGCAGAGACAGGCGCAATAATCGTGGAAGAACGCGGAGCCGAGAAAGAAA agaaagaatagaaattgacaaaaaaaagcTGCTCGAAATCGCTAGAAAGAATGCTATAAGTATGATTCAGCAGGGAACACTTCCACTTGCTCAACAAGACAAAGTGATTGCCGCTATTCAAGCTGGAGGAAAGTCGGTCGACGAACTCACAG atttttgcAAATCCCTATCAAAATCCGAAGCCTTGGGTGAACTGTCCAGCATATCTTCAGACGACGATGGCAGTAATTCTGAAAAAGGCTTTCATCATCCTTTCCTTGTCAAAGATAGGCCCAATTCAATAATCATGAATATTCGG GATGCAAAACAGTTACCAACAAAAACATTCCAAGAAAAAGCGGCAGAGTCGTCGACCCAGTTACGATTACAATTTCCAGTTTCTAGTGGACAACATCACAGAAAAACTG AGAACGAGTGGGTACCAGTTAACCCAAAGAAGCCCGAACCAAAGAAGCCAACTGCTCCAGTGACAGCTCCACCTGAGCCGCTTGCAATAATGCCAGCGCCAACACAATCGCCAGCACCTGTACCTGCTCCTGCGCCTATACCTACACCTGCCCCCACACCTGCACCACAATCGCCTGTATTTTCACAGCCTTCCCTATTGAAG AATGTTGATATAGGCTGCATCGTATCTCAGAGATTAGCCGCGATGAGAAAACTCAGAGAAAATCCAAACGACGTCCAAGCATTGAATGAAATGTACAGAGCTCAAAATGGG ATGAAAAGTTGGGCTGAGAGTAAACAGATGCCAGGTCAGTTCACGGGTAGCACTGGAGTCAAAGTGCTATCAGCCTCTGAACTATCTGCTGGCTATCAAGCATGGGCCCGTAAG GCACATAGCTACATTGGAGAAGAAACGACCTTCGCAGCGCAGTGCTCATTGATCTTTGTTTG GATCAATTGCTAA